CAGGGCATAGGCGAACGCCGCCGGCACGGTCAGCAGGTCGGCGTAGCCGCCCTCGGCGTCCCAGCCGGTGTACCGCGACGCCGGGCAGAGGTTCTCCCGGCCGCTGCGGCACCAGCGGCACTGCCCGCACGTCGAGTGCAGCCAGGCCACCCCGACCCGGTCGCCCACCTCGAAACGGGTCACCCCGGGACCGGTCTCGGCGACCCGCCCCACCACCTCGTGACCCGGGGTGACGTGCGGCTGCCGGGGTGGCAGCTCGAGCGCCGCGAGGTGCAGGTCGGTGCGGCACACGCCGCAGGCCTCGACGCGCACGAGGACCTCACCGCGGACGGGCACGGGCATCGGGCACTCGGTCTGACGCAGGCGCGGGCGGTCCGTTCCGGTGACCACCCACGACCGCACGGATCAGTCCTTCAGCGTGGCTCGCTCATGCGTGACGGCCTCGATGTCCTGGGCCGCCGTGTGCAGCAGCTGGTGGGCCAGCTCCGAGAGCGCCCGTGCCGCGGCCAGCTCGTCGCCGATCTCGGGGATGTCGCGGTCCGCTGGGTTCAGCCGGGCCACCCCGGTGGCGGTCAGCGACGTGCGGTCCGACGTACGCAGTCGTGCGTCGGCGTGGGTGTGGCCGTCCCGCTCACCGATGAGCAGGTCGACGGACCAGGTCTTGACGGCGGTGTGCATGCTCATCGACTCCTCAACCTTTCTGGACGCGGCCCCAGGTGTGGACGGGATGCGTGACCCCTGACCCCTCGTACCTGGGGCCGCACCCCATCTCAGCGACGCCCCGCTGCGAGAGGCAGGGGCAAAGGTCCCCCACATCGCCCGGGTGGGGGTCGGGGCGGCGGGCCCGGTGCACCCGGGACCTCCGTCCCTCCCCGGCAGGCGGTCCCTGCGATTGAGTGGGACCAAGCCGTGGTGAACCGGCCCGGCGGAGAGGAGACCCCCATGAAGGCCGCACCTGGCGACCGGCTCGTCATCCACAGCCTGCACGTCGACGGTCCCGTCCGGGACGGTGAGATCCTGGAGGTGCGAGGAGCAGACGGGGCGCCGCCGTACCTCGTCCGCTGGTCCGACACCGGGCACGAGGGTCTGGTCTTCCCGGGTCCCGACGCCACCGTCCAGCACTTCGAGCACGTGACGCCGGCCGATGGTGGCGCCACGTGACGTAGAGCCGCCGGACGTCGAGGACGATCTCGCCGCCCCGGCCCGACCCGAACGGCCGGTGCCCGGCTCCGGCCTGAGCGTCGACGAGGCCCGCCGGCTCCTCGAGGAGCACGGACCCAACCGGATCCCGCGGTCCCGTCCGCCGCGGATGCTCGGGCGTGTGCTCATGCAGCTGCGCGACCCGATGCTGCTGCTGCTGCTCGCCGCCGGCGTCTTCACGACCCTGACCGGTGACGTCCCCGACACCCTGGTGATCGGGCTCGTCGTCGTGCTCAACACCGTGCTCGGCGTCGTCCAGGAGTGGCGCGCCGAGCGGGCCATCGCTGCCCTGGACCGGCTGGCGGCGCCCTGGGCGGTCGTGATCCGCGACGGCGCACCGACCCGGCTCTCGGCCGAGGACGTCGTTCCCGGGGACCTGCTGGTGCTGGGTGCGGGGGACGTGGTCGCCGCCGACGGCGAGCTGGTGGAGGCACACCGGCTGCAGCTCGACGAGTCGGCGATCACCGGCGAGTCCGAGCCGCGCGAGCGGGCGGTCGGCGAGCAGGTGGAGGCCGGGACCGTGACCACCCGCGGTCGGGCGGTCGCCGTCGTGACGCGGACCGGCGCGACGAGCGGTCTCGGCCGGATCGCCGCGCTGGTGGCGCAGGCCCCGCGTCGGAGCACGCCGCTGCAGCAGCGGCTCACCCGGCTCAGCGGCCAGCTCGTCGTCGCCGTCGCCGCGCTCGCGACGCTGGTGCTGCTGCTGGGACTCGCCCGCGGGCGTCCCTTGGTCGACATGATCCTGGTGGCGGTCAGCCTCGCGGTGGCCGCGGTGCCGGAGTCGTTGCCGGCGGTGGTCTCCATCGCCCTGGCCACCGGAGCCCACCGGATGGCGCAGCGGCACGCCGTCGTCCGGGCACTCCCCGCCGTGGAGACGCTGGGCTCGGTGACCGTCCTCGCCTCGGACAAGACCGGCACCCTCACCGAGGGCAAGATGGTGGTGGAGCGGCTGTGGACGCCGGCCGACGGTGAGCCCGCGGAGCGTGACCTGCTGCGCGACGGCGTGCTGTGCAATGACGCCCAGGACTCCATCGACGACTCGGGCGACCCGTTGGAGGTGGCCCTGGTGAACGCGGCCCGGGAGGTCTTCCCGGTGGCCGCGGCACGCCAGGAGTGGGCGCGCCTCGAGGAGCGGCCCTTCGACAACCAGGTGCGCCGGATGCTCACCCTGCACCGCAACGACGCCGGGCGACGGCTGCTGGTCTGCAAGGGCGCGGCCGAGGCGGTCGCGGAGCTGCTGGCCGACGACCAGCCGGCGCAGCGCTCGCTGCTGGCCGCCGAGGAGCTGAGCGAGGCGGGCTACCGGGTGCTGATGGTGGCCGACCGGGAGGGCGACGAGCTGCTCGGGCTCGACGACGCCGGCCTGCGACTCGTCGGCCTGGTGGCGATCAGCGACCCGCCCCGGGCGGCGGCCCGAGGTGTCATCGACGAGCTGCACGGTGCCGGCATCCGGCTGGTGCTAGTCACCGGGGACAACGCCGGCACCGCGCGCGCGGTGGCTGCCCGGCTCGGCCTGCTGGACGCGACCCCGGCGGTCGTCGAGGGAGCGGACCTGTCCGGCCGACTCGCGCAGGGGCCCCCGGACGACGTCGGCGTCTTCGCCCGGATCCGGCCGGAGCAGAAGGTGGAGATCGTCGAGCACCTGCAGCAGTGCGGTGAGGTGGTCGCGATGACCGGCGACGGCGTCAACGACGCGCCTGCCCTGCGCCGCGCGGACATCGGGGTGGCGATGGGCGACACCGGCACCGAGGTGGCCCGCCAGGCGGCCGACGTCGTGCTGGTCGACGACAACCTCGAGACGCTGGCGCATGCCGTCGAGGAGGGTCGGCGGGTCTACACCAACATCCGCACCTTCCTGCGCTACGGCATCAGCGGCGGCTTCGCGGAGGTGGCCGTCATGCTGCTCGGACCGTTCCTGGGGATGCCGATCCCGTTGCTGCCGGCCCAGATCCTCTGGATCAACATGCTCACGCACGGGCTGCCCGGTGTCGCGTTCAGTGCCGAGCCGGCCGACCCGCGCACGATGAAGCAACCGTCGCGCCCGCCGCAGGAGTCGATCCTCGGGGCAGGGCTGCTCCGCCAGATCGCCATCGCCGGCTCGCTGATCGGTGTCGTGTCACTCGTGGCCGGCCTGCTCGCCCTGCAGTGGGGGGCCCACGTCCAGAGCAGCGTGTTCGTGACGCTCGCCTTCGGCCAGCTGTCCGTCGCGCTCGCACTGCGGGCCCCCGTCGCCCGGCGTCGGCTGCGCGAGCGGATGGTGGAGCTGGCCGTGGCGGGGGCGGTGCTGCTCCAGCTGCTTGCGCTCTACGTCCCGCTGCTGCAGGAGCTGCTCGGCACCCGCCCCCTGACCGCCTCGGAGCTGGCCGCGGCCGGCGCCCTGGGGGTGCTCCCCGGGCTGGCCGTGCGGGTCTTCCGGGGTCGCTGAGCCGCGCGGACCTCAGGTGCGCAGGAACACGTCGCGAAGCGCGCGTCGCGGGGTGCGCTCGAGGGGCTCCCGGGACGCGGGCAACCACCCGATCCGGACCAGGATCTGCGGGCAGAGCCGGTCCTCCAGCACGGTGCCGGAGACCTCGGCGCGGGTCTGCGCCACCTCGATGCACTGGCTCATCGGCACCACCGAGAGGCCCTTCTGCGTCGCCCGGAGCCAGACCTCGCTCAGCGCCTCCCCGGCCCGCAACCGCGAGAGCGTGTCGTCCGAGGAGGTCGCCACCATCAGCAGCCCGACGCCCTCCTCCTCCATCGCCTCGGGCGGTGCCGGCTCCCGACGCAGCAGGTCGGCGGTCGGCATCCCCGAGCCGCGGTCGTTGCGCCGCCACAGCGCCAGCTCGTCGAGGTAGGCGGTGTCACTGCGCTGCAGCTCGTCGGCCCGGGCGGTGAGCTCGGCGAGACGTTGCCGGACCGCACCGTCGGAGACCGGCAGCACGTGGGCCCCCCAGCGGGAGCCCGACCGGGCGAGGCTGTGCAGCTGCTCCGGGGGCACCGGCCACGAGCCGAGCGGGCGGCGGTCGGTGTGCCGCGCCGCCAGCGCCTGCAGCAGCCGGGTGGCGTCGGGGGAGACCGGAGCCCGGGTGAACGACACCATCGCCAGGCGGTGCGGCCGGCCGGGCTCGGGGACCCGGCGTACATGGGAGGCCCAGCCCAGGCCTGCCGCCGCGACCTGGACGTGGTGGAGCGCCGCACCGCAGCTGATCGCCAGGTCGCGGCCGTCAGGGTCGCTGTGCAGCAGCTGCCGGGACCGGTCGGCGACCAGCTCGAGACCGGTGGCCGTCGCCCGCCACAACCAGGGCTGGGTGTTGTGCACGCTGGGCGCGCGGCAGGCGAGCGTCAGCAGCTCCTCGTACGGCGGCGCCGCCGTCGTCGCACGGGCCGACGCGCTGGTGCCGGTCACGAGCGCACCGTCTGGGTGGGGCGGGTCCGCTGGTGCGCGGCGGAGGCGGGCGTCTCCGCCTGTCGCAGCGCCGGGACCACCTCGACGGGGCACAGCGACTCCTGGATGAGCGACCGGGTCAGCGAGCCCAGTCTCGGCACGCGTCTCGGGGCCCGGTTGCGACCGACGACGAGGAGGTCGGAGTGGCCCGAGGCCTGCAGCAGCGCGTCGAAGGGACGCATGTGCAGCACGTGCACCCGGACCTCCACCCCGGGGTAGTCGTCGCGGAGCTCGGTCACCCGGCTCTGCAGGTCGCGTTGTGCCTGCGCGGCCCAACGGTGCACCGCCTTGCGGTCGGCGATCGCGTCGTCGTAGGCGGTCGGGAGGTGCCACGCGTGCATCACGGTGAGCGTCCCGCGCAGACCCTCGGCGATCGAGAACCCGTGGCGCAGCAGCGCCTCGTCGGGGTGCACCTGGTCGACCGCGACGGTGACGTGGGCACCGGCGGTGAGCGGCCCGGTCCAGGACTCCGGCACCGAGACCATCGGGACCCCGCACCGCTCCGCCACACCGGCCGCGGTCGACCCGGTGAAGATCCGGGCGAACCGGGACTGCTGCCGGTGCTGCAGGACCAGCCGGTCCGCGCGCTCGCTGGCCTCGAGCAGCACCGGGACGGTGGAGCCGGTCCTGACCACCGTGTCGACCGGCAGCCGTCCGTCGCTGAGCTGCTGCACGCGCTCCGCGGCGTGGTGGACCAGCTGCTCCCCGACCAGCTGGGCCCCACGCAGCGTGAGGAGCATCGACTCGGGACCTCCGGCACCGCGCGAGTGGACGACGTGCACGAGCCGCACTCCCCGGCCTTCGCGCAACGCCTGGTCCGTGGCGAAGGTCAGCGCGGCCTCATGCACGTCGGAGTCACCGACGGCGACGACGATCGGCAGGAGGTCGCGGCTGGACATGGCTACTTCCTTCGACGGCTCGGTCAGTCACTTCACCGTCTCGGCTCGACGCCGGGACCGACCAGGGTCGAAGTCCCTTGGCTGGCATGACCAACGCACCTGACCACGCTCCGCGACGTCACGTGACGGTGGGACCGACGAGCCCGGCCACCGGGCGGGACCACGACGAGGAGAGCCCCATGCGAGCGGTGCGGATGACGCAGTGGCAGGGGGAGCCGGTGCTCACCGAGGTGCCGGAGCCTGACCCGGGGCCGGGCGAGGTCGTGATCGCGGTCGGAGGCGCCGGCGCCTGCCACTCCGACCTGCACCTGCTCCACGAGTTCGAGGCCGGCGCGCTGCCGTGGAACCCGCCGTTCACCCTCGGTCACGAGAACGCCGGTTGGGTGCATCGGCTGGGTCCGGGCGTCGAGGGCCTCGAGCCCGGGGACCCGGTGGCCGTCGTGGGCGCCTGGGGGTGCGGGCGGTGCGGCCGTTGCCTGGCCGGGCTGGAGACCTACTGCGAGCGTCCCGACCTGGCCCCGGTGCCGGGCGGGGGAGGTGGCCTCGGCCTCGACGGCGGGATGGCGGACTACCTGCTGGTGCCGGGCGCCCGGCACCTCGTCCCGCTGCCCGAGGGGCTCACCCCGGCCGAGGCGGCGCCGCTGACCGACGCCGGGCTGACGCCGTACCACGCGGTGCGTCGTTCGCTGGCCAAGCTCACCCCGGAGAGCACCGCGGTCGCGGTGGGCGTCGGCGGCCTGGGTCACCTGGCGGTCCAGATCCTCAAGGCCGTGTGCCCGGCCCGGGTGATCGCGGTCGACCCGCGCGAGGACGCCCGGAGCCTCGCGCTCGCCGAAGGTGCCGACCTGGCGCTGCAGCCGGGTGAGGGACTGGTGGAGCAGGTCCGTGACGCCACCCACGGCCACGGCGCCGACGTGGTCCTGGACTTCGTGGGGTCGGACGACTCGCTCGCCGCCGCGGCGGCGTACGCCCGGCCGTTGGGCGACCTGACGATCGTGGGCATCGCCGGCGGCAGCCTCCCGGTGTCGTTCTTCGGCGTCCCCTACGAGCTCAGCGTGCAGACGACCTACTGGGGCAACCGGTCCGAACTCGCCGAGGTCCTCGAGCTCGCGGCCCGCGGTCTGGTCCGGGCCAGGACGACGACCTTCGACCTCGACGACGCGGTCGACGTGTACGCCCGGCTCGCCGCCGGAGAGATCACCGGACGCGCCGTCGTGGTGCCGGCGCGCGAGCCCGTCAGGACGGCATGACCCGTCTGCCGGTGACCTGGTCCGGGGTCACGCGCAGGACCAGCGAGCGGTCGCCGGCTGCCCAGGGCACCGGACGTGCCTCGTCGGTCTCGGGCAGCTCCCCGGGGTCGGCGGCCCGGGAGGGGCCCCGGACGAGGACGCTCCAGCCCGACTGCGTGTAGTCGTCGAACTCGTCGACCTCGAAGGCGGCGTAGCCCCATCGCAGGTGCTGGCCGAGCAGGCCGTCGGGCGAGGTGCGGAACAGGACAGATCGGTCGTGCACCGTGTAGTTGACCGGCAGCATCACCGCTCCCCTCCCGTCGCAGAAGCCCACCCGACCCACTTCGTGTGTCGCCAGCAGGTCCCAGCACTCCTGCGCGGACAGCTCGTTGAGATGCCCTGGTGCCCATCGACCGTCGAGCATGTAACCCACCTCTTCGACCTTCTCGGCCGCTGCGGCCTGCGCTGCATCGGCTGCATCTGCTGCATCGCCTGCAGCAGTCAGTACGTCGGTGTCCAGACGTCCTCGGGGTGGCCGTGGCGCCGGCCTCCCGCCCTGGACAGCGCCGGCACCACGGCGATCGGGACCTCGGCGTGGTGCAGCACGGCCCGTGCCGTGGAACCGACATGGAAGCCGCCGAGGTGACGAGGCGACGTGTGCCGCCCGACCACGGCCAGCTGGGCGACGTGGCTCGCGTCCACCACGGCGTCCGTGGGGGTCTCGGCCACCGCCTCCACGGTGATCTCGAGCTCGGGGTAGCGCTCCCGCCACGGCGTGACCAGCGCCTCGAGCTGCTCGTCGTAGCGGGTGCGGCACTCGGTGATGTCGTCCGGGGACCAGGCGTAGAGCGACGGGACGTCCCAGGCCGACACGACCACCAGGGCGACTCCGAGCCGGTCCGCGCGCGCGGCCGCGAACTCCAGCACCGCCTCGTCGGTCCCGACGCTGAGGGTGTCGCCCTTGGGCCGCCCGGGCGGCGGCAGCTCCGGCATCTCCACGCCGACCACGATCGGGGCGGTCCGCTTGACCAGCTGGACCCAGTGCTCGGGCACCACGACCGTCGGGACGGGGGACCGGCCGGCGACGGCCACCGAGGTGCTGGTCGCCGTCAGGCGGTGGGCCTTGCTGAGCGCGCGACGGCCGATGACCAGCAGGTCCGCGGTCGCCGCGGTGTCGAGCAGCAGCTGGGTGGCGGTTCCGGCGTCGACCACGATCTTGGTCTCGGCGCGGCCGATCTCCAGGCCGCGCAGCAGGTGTTCGATGTCCCTCTGGGCCTGCGCCTCGATCCGCGCCGGCGAGGCGGCCTCGGGCCGGACGGAGAGGGTGTTCAGGGTGGGGTAGGCGGTGACCAGCGTGAGGCTGCCGCCGGGGTGGTCGGCCTCCCGCGCCGCCCAGCTGACGGCGCTGGTGCTCCGGCCGTCGGGGTCGACGCCGACGACCACCCGACTGGCCGCGGTCTCGGCCCGCTGCTCCTGCGGGGTCCTCGTTGACATGCTCATGCTGGCTCCTCGTTCACGACCTGGTCACCACGCCTCCCCTGATCCGAGCCTGGTCCCGGAGGCGGCGAGGCCCCAGGGGCTCTGGTACCGGCGGGCCGGGGCGAAGGTCCCGCGGGGCTCTCACACGACCGCGGCGACACCGGAGTGGCGCTGGACCGTTCCGTCTTCGCCGCGGGACGGGACGGTCACCACCGGACAGTCCGACGCACGGCCGTCGGCAGGCTGGGCCGCGTCGCGGCCCGGGGAACGGGACGGCTGACCGAGCACCAGCAGCTGCGCCTCGGCGCAGTGGCGGGCGAGCACCTCGCGCACCGGGCCTTCCTCGATCTCGAGCCGCGTCCGGTAGGGAACTGCGTCTGCGCTGGCCAGCGCCTGGCGGAGCCAGGCGGTCGCCTGGGCCCGGACGGACGCCTCCTCGGCCTGGTGGAAGTCGGCCCGTGCCGAGGCCGGCCCGCTGTCACCTGTGTAGGCGTGAACGGCGACGAGAGGAGCGCCGGTGAGCTGGCTCTGCCAGGCGGCCCATCTCAGCGCCTCGGCGGCTGCCAGCGACCCGTCGATCCCGACGACGATCGTTGCCTGGTCCATCACTGCTCTCACTCCTCGTGCTCACGGGCGACCGTTTGCCTGCGTGTGCGACCAGCGTGCGACGGCACTCCGTCCGGCTGCACCGGCATCGGTCAGTGCTCCGGGGGTCGAAGGTCCCTGCGCCGTTCGCGGGCGCGGACGACGATCTCGGCCTAGGCTGGCCCCACAAGTGACGGGACGCGGAGGGCAGGACATGGATCCTGAGGGCGTGTCTCCGCACGGGCAGAACTCCGAGTCACCGCTTGGCCCGGGGCCCGGCGGCGGCTCCGGTATCCGGCCGTCCGCAGCCCTGGCGCCGCTCGCCGGCGCCGAGCTCGAGGACCTGCTGCGCGAGCTGCTGCAGCGCGTCGACGAGGTGATGGACACCCAGCACCGGCTCCGGCTGCTCCTCGACGCCACCCTGCGCATCGCCGCCGACCTCGACGTCGACAGCGTCCTGGAGGCGACGGTGCGTGTCGCCTGCGACCTCGCCGGGGCCCGGTACGGCGCCCTGGCGGTGCTCCGGTCGCGGGCCGACCACCGGCTGAGCGACTTCGTCACGCACGGGATGAGCGAGGATCAACGCCGCGCCATCGGCGAGCAGCCGGAAGGTCTCGGTGTGCTCGGGCTGCTGATCGACCGGCCGGAGCCGATGCGGCTGCACGACCTCACCCGGCATCCCCTGGCGGTCGGCTTCCCCGAGCACCACCCGATGATGCGGTCCTTCCTCGGGGTGCCGATCCGGATCCGGGACAAGGTGTTCGGCAACCTCTACCTCACCGAGAAGTTCGGCGGCGGCGACTTCAGCGACACCGACGAGGCTGTCGTGATCGCGCTGGCTGCGGCGGCCGGAGTGGTGATCGAGAACGCACGGCTCTACGAGGAGTCCGCGCGCCGCGAGCGGTGGCTGGCGGCCTCGGCGGAGATCACCGCCCTGCTGCTCGGTGAGGTGTCCCAGGACGAGGCGCTCCAAGGGGTGGCCGACCGGGCTCGCGAGATCTCCCACGCCGACTCGGCCGCGGTGGTGCTGCGGCGGTCCGAGGACGAGCTGGAGATCAGGGTCACCTCCGGCGAGGCTCCCGAGGCGAGCACCCTCTCGCGGGTCCACGTCACCGAGACGCTGGCCGGCGTCGTGGTCTCCACCGGGGAGCCGGTGATCGTCGAGAACATCAACGACGATCCCCGGGCGTCTCCGGACGCCCGCACCGAGTGGCCCTCGATCGGGCCGGTGGTGCTGGTGCCGATGCGGACCACGGCCGGGGTGGAGGGGGTGCTCTCCCTCGCCTGGAGCCCGGAGCACGCCGACGGCTTCACCGAGCTCGACGTCGAGCTGCCCCGCCGGTTCGCGGCGCAGGCGGCGCTCGCCCTGCAGGTGGGACGCGCCCGCCAGGACCGGGAACGGCTCAGCGTGTTCGAGGACCGGGACAGGATCGGCCGCGACCTGCACGACCTGGTGATCCAGCGGCTCTTCGCGATCGGTCTGAGCCTGGAGAACACCTCTCGGATGATCGAGCGTCCCGAGCTGGCCGGGCGCATCAACGGTGCGGTCGACGACATCGACGCGACGATCAAGGACATCCGCCGGTCGATCTTCGCGCTGAGCGCCTCACCGGAGTCGGTGGATGTGCGGACCGCCCTGAGCGGCGTGGCCGACCGGGCCGCACGATCCCTGAAGCTGCGCCCGCACCTGCACTTCCAGGGGCCGGTCTCCAGCCTGGTCGACCAGGACACCACCGTCCACCTCGTGGCGGTGCTCCACGAGGCGCTCACCAACGTCTCGCGGCACGCCGGCACGCGCGACGTGGACGTGCTGCTCTCGGTCGGCGACGACATCGTGCTCACCGTCCGGGACAGCGGCCGGGGCATGTCGGCGGAGGCGGTGCGCGGCGGGCTGAGCAACCTCGAGGAGCGCGCCGCCGAGCTCGGCGGCAGCTGCGTGGTCGACTCCCGGCCGGGAGAGGGGACCGTGCTGCGGTGGAGCGTCCCCCGCGCCTGACCCACGACACCCCACCCCGCCCAACCCCACCCCGCCGAGTCGGCGCATCTGCAGCGCTGGACCCCGTCGAGTCGGCGCATCTGCAGCGGTGACGGACGGTCGGTGATGAACAGTCCGCGCGCCCAGCCGCTTCGCCTCGGAGCATGGGCTGCAGATGCGCCGACTCGGTAGCTGGGTGGGCTGCAGATGCGCCGACTCGGCAGCTGGGTGGGCTGCAGATGCGCCGACTCGGCGGCGCTGTGATCGACTTCGGGGGATTGGCCCGGGTTCGGGACCTGGGTCCTGGACGGCGGGCCCTCGGACCTGCCCGGACGGGCCGGTCGAGGACTACTGTCGTGCCATGACTGCCCCTGCAGAGACGCGCAAGATCCGGGTCTTCCTGCTCGACGACCACGAGATCGTGCGACGGGGGCTCAAGGAGCTGCTGGAGAACCACGGCGACATCGAGGTGGTCGGTGAGTCCGGCCTGGCCATGGAGGCGACCCGTCGGATCCCGGCGCTGCGTCCGGACGTGGCGGTGCTCGACGGTCGGCTGCCGGACGGTTCCGGGATCGACGTCTGCCGGGAGATCCGCTCGCAGAACCCGGAGATCGCCGCACTGATCCTCACCTCGTTCGACGACGACGAGGCACTGTTCTCCGCGATCATGGCCGGCGCCGCCGGCTACGTCCTCAAGCAGGTCCGCGGCAACGACCTCGTCGACACCGTACGGCGGGTCGCGGCCGGCCAGTCCACGCTGGACCCGGCGGTCACGGAGCAGGTGCTCGACCGGCTGCGCAAGGGCCCCGAGGAGGACCCGGTGCTGGCGCCGCTGACCGCGCAGGAGCGCCGGATCCTCGAGCTGATCGGGGAGGGGATGACGAACCGGCAGATCGCCGAGTCGATGTACCTCGCCGAGAAGACGGTGAAGAACTACGTCAGCGCGATGCTCGCCAAGCTCGGCTTCGAGCGCCGCACCCAGGCCGCGGTGTTCGCCGCGAAGCACCTCAACCAGGGCTGACCAAAGTCCCCCGGCAGGGCGACCTCGTTCCCTGACCCGGGGCGCCGCCCGGCACCAGGCTGAAGGGTGCAGGCGAGGCAGCGGGGAGGTCGGTGATGGACCAGGCAGCCGGCACCCGACCGGGCCGGGCACGTCCTGTCGTGCTGGTCGGCGTGGACGGCACCGAGGACGGCGAGCGGGCGCTGCGGTACGCCGTCGCGGAGGCGCACCGGCGGGACGCCCGCCTGCGGATCGTGCACGCGCGCCAGCAGGTGGCACTCGTGGCACCACTGGCGCAGATGGTTCCGGAGCACCACGTGGCCGAGGTGGCACAGGGCATCGTCGAGCGTGCTGTGCAGACGGCCCGCGAGCTGGGCTACGCGGCACCGGACCTCGAGTGCCTGCAGGAGAGCGCGCCGGTCCACACCGCCCTTCTCGCGCACGCGCACGACGCGACCTGCGTGGTGCTCGGGCGACGCGGGTCCGCCGCCCGGCACCTGGCGACCGGCTCCACGACCTCGGCGGTGGCGGCTCTGTCGCCGGTCCCGACGATCGCCGTCCCTCCGGCGTGGCACCAGGGTCCTCAGCACGGGCTGGTGGTGGTGGGCATCAACGGCGCCGGCGCCGAGGACGCCGACGGGGCCTGGACGGTGGTCCGGGCCGCGCTCGCGGAGGCCAGGTCGCGGCATGCGCGCCTCGACGTGGTGCATGCCTGGCGGCCCTTCAGCCAGTACGACGCCGTCCTGGACACGAAGGCCCTGGCCCGCACCTGGAGCCGGAGCGCCCAGGTGTCGCTGACCCGGTGGATGCACGACCACCAGCCGGGGCGTGACGTCGAATGGGTCGTGCAGCCGCGCTACCAGCGTCCGGCGGTCGCCCTGCACGAGGTGTCTCGGATCGCGGACCTGCTCGTGCTGGGCCGGCACGGACGCACCGGTCTGCTGGCTCTCTCGCCCGGATCGGTCACGCGCACGTTGCTGCGGGTCAGCGAGTGCCCGGTGATGGTCGTGCCGCTGCCGTCCACGGCGGGGTCGGACGGTGCGGACGCGGACCCTGCCGCGTCCGTCGTACATGCGTGAGGAGAGGAAGTCATGAGGGCCTGGGTCGTCTACGAGTCGATGTTCGGCAACACCGAGGAGGTCGCGCGGGCGGTGGCCGAGGGGCTGAGCACGCGGGCCAACGTCGAGCTGTACGACATGGCGCGGGCGCCGGCCGAGATCAACGGCCTGCTCGACCTGATCGTGGTCGGGGCGCCCACCCACGCGTTCTCCTTGAGCCGGCCGTCGACCCGGGCGTCGGCGATCGAGCAGGGCGCGACCCACGGCGCCGCGGAGCGCGGGGTGCGCGAGTGGCTCGAGCACCTGCACGACGGGCCGCACTCGGAGCTGGTCGCGGCGTTCGACACCCGCGTCGACAAGATCCGGCACCTGCCCGGCTCGGCCGCCCACAAGGCAGAGCGGCTGGCGCGCCACCACGGCTACTCCCCGGCGGGGAGGATGAGCTTCTACGTCTCCGACGCCCCGGGTCCGCTGCTCCCCGGCGAGCTGGACCGCGCGCGTGAATGGGGCAGGCACCTGGCCGAGGACATGGCGGCGCGGGCCGCGGGGCGCGTGGTCAGGTGACCCCGGCCCAGCGTGCCGGGACCCGGACGGGACCGGTCAGGACCGGCCGTCCTCGGCGACGAGTCGCTCGGTCAGCTGCTGGGCGGCACCGGCGATGTAGCGGCCGGCCATGTCGAGGCGGTCACCGAGCCGCCCCTTGGGTCCGGTGATGTTGATGGCGGCGACGATGCGGCCGTTGAAGTCGCGCACCGGGGCGGAGCAGCCGACCACGCCGTGCTCGAACTCCTCGTCGACCGTGGCGTAGCCGTTCGCGCGGATCCGTGTCAGCTCCTCGAGAAGCTCCTCGGGCGTCGTCACCTTGGGGTGCGCGCCCGCGACCGCGAGCTGCGCCGGGGTGAACCAGGCGCGGATCGCCGG
The DNA window shown above is from Nocardioides mesophilus and carries:
- a CDS encoding pyridoxamine 5'-phosphate oxidase family protein; translation: MLDGRWAPGHLNELSAQECWDLLATHEVGRVGFCDGRGAVMLPVNYTVHDRSVLFRTSPDGLLGQHLRWGYAAFEVDEFDDYTQSGWSVLVRGPSRAADPGELPETDEARPVPWAAGDRSLVLRVTPDQVTGRRVMPS
- a CDS encoding NAD(P)-dependent alcohol dehydrogenase, encoding MTNAPDHAPRRHVTVGPTSPATGRDHDEESPMRAVRMTQWQGEPVLTEVPEPDPGPGEVVIAVGGAGACHSDLHLLHEFEAGALPWNPPFTLGHENAGWVHRLGPGVEGLEPGDPVAVVGAWGCGRCGRCLAGLETYCERPDLAPVPGGGGGLGLDGGMADYLLVPGARHLVPLPEGLTPAEAAPLTDAGLTPYHAVRRSLAKLTPESTAVAVGVGGLGHLAVQILKAVCPARVIAVDPREDARSLALAEGADLALQPGEGLVEQVRDATHGHGADVVLDFVGSDDSLAAAAAYARPLGDLTIVGIAGGSLPVSFFGVPYELSVQTTYWGNRSELAEVLELAARGLVRARTTTFDLDDAVDVYARLAAGEITGRAVVVPAREPVRTA
- a CDS encoding universal stress protein, with the translated sequence MSMSTRTPQEQRAETAASRVVVGVDPDGRSTSAVSWAAREADHPGGSLTLVTAYPTLNTLSVRPEAASPARIEAQAQRDIEHLLRGLEIGRAETKIVVDAGTATQLLLDTAATADLLVIGRRALSKAHRLTATSTSVAVAGRSPVPTVVVPEHWVQLVKRTAPIVVGVEMPELPPPGRPKGDTLSVGTDEAVLEFAAARADRLGVALVVVSAWDVPSLYAWSPDDITECRTRYDEQLEALVTPWRERYPELEITVEAVAETPTDAVVDASHVAQLAVVGRHTSPRHLGGFHVGSTARAVLHHAEVPIAVVPALSRAGGRRHGHPEDVWTPTY
- a CDS encoding response regulator, giving the protein MTAPAETRKIRVFLLDDHEIVRRGLKELLENHGDIEVVGESGLAMEATRRIPALRPDVAVLDGRLPDGSGIDVCREIRSQNPEIAALILTSFDDDEALFSAIMAGAAGYVLKQVRGNDLVDTVRRVAAGQSTLDPAVTEQVLDRLRKGPEEDPVLAPLTAQERRILELIGEGMTNRQIAESMYLAEKTVKNYVSAMLAKLGFERRTQAAVFAAKHLNQG
- a CDS encoding GAF domain-containing sensor histidine kinase, whose protein sequence is MSPHGQNSESPLGPGPGGGSGIRPSAALAPLAGAELEDLLRELLQRVDEVMDTQHRLRLLLDATLRIAADLDVDSVLEATVRVACDLAGARYGALAVLRSRADHRLSDFVTHGMSEDQRRAIGEQPEGLGVLGLLIDRPEPMRLHDLTRHPLAVGFPEHHPMMRSFLGVPIRIRDKVFGNLYLTEKFGGGDFSDTDEAVVIALAAAAGVVIENARLYEESARRERWLAASAEITALLLGEVSQDEALQGVADRAREISHADSAAVVLRRSEDELEIRVTSGEAPEASTLSRVHVTETLAGVVVSTGEPVIVENINDDPRASPDARTEWPSIGPVVLVPMRTTAGVEGVLSLAWSPEHADGFTELDVELPRRFAAQAALALQVGRARQDRERLSVFEDRDRIGRDLHDLVIQRLFAIGLSLENTSRMIERPELAGRINGAVDDIDATIKDIRRSIFALSASPESVDVRTALSGVADRAARSLKLRPHLHFQGPVSSLVDQDTTVHLVAVLHEALTNVSRHAGTRDVDVLLSVGDDIVLTVRDSGRGMSAEAVRGGLSNLEERAAELGGSCVVDSRPGEGTVLRWSVPRA
- a CDS encoding universal stress protein, with the protein product MDQATIVVGIDGSLAAAEALRWAAWQSQLTGAPLVAVHAYTGDSGPASARADFHQAEEASVRAQATAWLRQALASADAVPYRTRLEIEEGPVREVLARHCAEAQLLVLGQPSRSPGRDAAQPADGRASDCPVVTVPSRGEDGTVQRHSGVAAVV